Sequence from the Erythrolamprus reginae isolate rEryReg1 chromosome 2, rEryReg1.hap1, whole genome shotgun sequence genome:
TTTCATTTCAGCTAGATGAAGGCCACATACAGCTCTTAAGCCCCTTTTCTGTGATCCTCAAAGAGCCAGCAGAAATGCTGGCAGAGTGTCCTGCTACTATTGgtatcccaaagttgctttttccaactggagtttttgggtttttttctttgaaaactttgTTTCTCATTCAAGAATTACTCTATTGTTTCTCACTCATACTACTCTTTTTGGACGAGAAGataatttcaaagaaaaaaaacaccaaggaagtccagttgtctcttggaaaaagcacctctgggattGCTGAGAATCTCTATTGACATTTATTCTTGAGATgtaacaaaatacagtgatatctctaattacgaacttaattcatgtcatgaccaggttcttaagtagaaagctttgtaagaagaagcaatttttcccataggaatcaatgtaaaaggaaataatgcgtgcaattggggaaaccacagggagggtggaggccctgtttcctcccaggagattcctagagaggccccacggaggcttctccctgcctttcccggttacagtttcagaggctcgggtttgtaagtggaaaataattcttgagaagaagcaaaaaaatcttgagcacccggttcttatctagaaacgttcgtaagtagaggcgttcttaggtagaggtaccactgtaacactTAAAATAAGATTaagataattagaaaataaaatctTGAATCTATTCAGTTTACAACATCACATAGCCCATGGCAGCCTTTCATTCCACAAAACATAACCAGAACCACTGACAAATAGCTGACCTGCTACTTACCGTTGGTACTACTGTTACAAAGAATTGTGAGCCATTGGTGTTTGGTCCTGCATTGGCCATACTAAGTGTATATGGCCTATCATGTCGTAAAGTTGCATGGAACTCATCTTCAAATTCTCCTCCCCAGATGCTTTCACCTCCCATGCCAGTGCCAGTAGGATCTCCAGTCTGAATCATAAAACCCTGCATTGAGCAAAAGATATGGCCTTAGGTTAACACTACCATTTTAATAATGTGATAACAGTCTTACCTCCTCAATTTAATGTCCATTCTTCACCAACCAGAACACCCTACGGATTAATCAGATCTCTCTGAGAAATTCTCAAGCAGAAAAAACAGGAATGAAGTATTAAATCATTCTTTTGAGACCTAAGCAGATGTACCCCAATTACTAGTTAGTGAGAGATACAACCTCTATGAAATCTCTCCAAATGCTATGCTCTAGAGTTACCCTATACTGTCACATACATTTCCCAACTCGTGAAAAGTTGTGAAATACAATCTTGTAAAAAGTATATCCTTTAAGTCAGTATTTCCCAGTATTTCTGAAATTTTAGCATGTGGACTTCTATCTCCCCTAATTCCCCAGTCAACgtcctgggaaattctgggagttgaggtccatatattttaaatttgcagAGTCTGAGAAATACTGTTTTAAGCAATCCTGGATATATGATAATTAATGTAtgaaatataaggaaaatattctttgcttcCCCCACAGCAAGAATACTTCTTTAATTCTCTAATACaacaggtcagtgatggtgaacctatggcatatgtgagccacaagtggcatgtggagccatatagaTGGGCACGTGGGCTCAAGTCTGGCCCACATGCACGCattgcccagctgatttttgggccttctgggcctactgggagtcaggaaacagatTGTTTCCAGTCTCTGGGAGGATGAGGAAGGCCAGTTTTTTCTCCCCCAAAGTTCCAGAACCTTTCTAGGACCCttcggagggcaaaaatgccctcctccggaggctggaaatggcctgtttgccaacttccGCATGTGCGCTCCCTCCTGCACTACCCCCCTTTGGCATGCAAACAAAAAAAGCTCACCATCATTGCAATAGGTCATCTCTTAAATATTTCTAAACTAACCAAACCAAATATGGTTTGAGAGACAATatatagctctgttaaaaaaagtgctattgctaacatgttgtaagcggccctgagtctaaggagaagggcggcataaaaattgaataaataaataaataaaataaatatgtcacTCCTGGTTTAATTGTGAAGTCATTGTtgccctctgagcttggttgtttgcttgcatatGTTTTGTTACCCAACTAAGTAATATCAGTGCCATTTAGTGTGGGGTACATCAGAGACTGTAATGCAGCATCTGGAAACCACAGCACTCCCACGTGTACAACCAAAAGAATGGATCGAGTATGCAGATGATATTTTTCTTGTAATAAAAAAGTGACATCTAGAGAAGACATATGAAACAACATCTTTAAAGGAATAAAACCACAAGCGAAGTAGAAAACAATACACTACGTTTCCTTTATATTCTCATCAGAAAAGGAAACTACAAAATAGAAATACAAGTCTATTGAAAAACACCCTAACCTCCCACAAGCAGAGCTGTATAGCAATAAAAAAAGTGGCTGACCACTCAATTTACTGCATAACAACAACTTAACTACCATACATCAAAAGCATCTCAAGAACAACAACGGGCTATTGCAACCATGCAGCAACATTATAGCACATTAAACTCTCCAAGGTatcttaaataaaacaaaacacacagtaggcctgtgatggcgaatctatagcaggggtgccacaggtggcacacggagccatatctgatggcatgtgagccgttgtcctagctcagctccaatatgcatgtgtgtgcgctggccagctgttttttggctcacacagaggctccgggagggcatttttggcttccagggagcctctggggagggatggaggagggagttttttccctccccaattccagggatgcctttggatcctggggaaagcaaaacacgagcctacagggcccacaagaagttgggaaacaggttgtttcctgtctccagagggcctctgggaggcaggggaagctgtttttgccctcccctggcactgaattatggatgtgggcactcacacatgcgcatgGCCATGCTCTTTtgccacccaaggaaaaaaaggtttgccatcactgcagtagcccaataacagcaacagcaacaaaatcCAGGAGTCAACTACAACATACAATGTAAGGAATGTAACACTAGATAAGACAGACAACAGAACTTTGGCAGAGCACATTTATGAACATCAACTAGCAGTCAAACCACATTGTCAGCTTAACTATCATTTCAACTGGGAAACTTGAGTCTGCTAGAGCCATCTAAATCCAAAATCTCTAGGGAATTTCCAGAAGCCTGATATCCAGACAAATAATCCATCAACTCTGCCATCATAGAAACAAACCATTTGAGAGAGACAATTAAAAAAgctaagaagaaaacaaaaactcTAGGAAGCCTCCTCTCAAGCTGCCAGCACCCAGATAAGCAAGGATTAATACTAGACAAATAATCAAGCAGAAACAGCACCCTAATTAGGAGAAAGTAccaaggggggaaaaacctcCACACCCTCACCAAGTAAGCTACTATTTACAGAAAGCAAATCCTGCATCACTTAAACTGAAGATGTTATCCAGTTAAGTAATAAACTACATAGATCAAGGACTGTATAGACATTAAAACCTGTGCACATATTCCAAACATATACATATGTTGAGTGAGTTTTGCTTCACTtcactttatgacttttcttgtcacagttgctaagtgaatcattatAGCTGATAAGTTAGaaacccagttgttaaatgaatctggcttcccaaatGACTTTTCTGCTAAGGTCTTAAAAGGTGATCGTATGGATCACCTTTTGGAACACAACAGCGATGTGGAACACAACAGCGGTCATAAATATCAACCAGTCACCAAGCAGCTGATCATGTGGATGCTCTGCAATGGTCGTAACTGAAaagcagtcataagtcacatttctcAGTGTCattctaactttgaatggtcattaaatgaactgttgtaaatttagGATTACATGTAACTGCCTTAAAATTCTTTCAATGTTTCACTGCATGAGTAACACAGTTTCAGTGAGGGAGcttaagctttttaaaaatatattttttttatttcatttaaaaaattgttatcaTTTTATCTAATGGCTTGATTCCTAGATTCATTCATAGAGTGAAGGCAACATATCAACTTCACATACACAATGTACGAACATTTTAACATTTCTACAACTTAAAAAATTGGCACAGATTTGCTTCAGAAATACAAAACTCATTCGGACATGTAAAGAACTACAATTAACTAGGTACATCAAAGCTACAGCAACTTTGCTAATGTAAATAAAAGGCACCTCAACTTGGCCATTTCACAGAACCAAGTATATTATAAATGCTGAAAGAGATGAGTCTATTACCTTTATGATCCGATGAAAGGTATGTCCATTATAGTAACTATTCCTGCTGTGTACACAGAAGTTTTCTACCGTTTTGGGGCACCTGCAGTCAGAGAGTTATCCTGTTAACATAAAGTTTGGCAACCCAATGTTTTCACTTATACTTAAGAAGGACCCCACTGAGCCAATCtagcattgttttttttaaaaaaattacagtgaACAATGCAATGCAAGTGGAAAGACTGTAAacaagaggtcttcaaacttggcaactttaagacttgtggactttaacttccagaattgggacctggctggagaattcttaaagttgccaagtttggggacccctgctgtaaacaAAACAGGAACACAGTGCCAATTCTTAATGTTCTCAAACACCAATACTCAGAAGTAATGCAATATCAGAATCACCTTCATAACTAATACAATATTTCCCTACATTAAAGAGTCTAAACCCCCCATTCTGTAAGTTTGTGTGTAACGAATGACAGGAAATCAAATGCTACAGAGCCAGTGAGGAAAGGAAAAACTCATCTGCAGGTGGGATTTTTAGAAAATTGTCCAGCTCTATTTTGTTCTTTCGTTTTGCCTCTCAGAAGGGGATGTAGAGCATGTCTTCCTGGACTGTCTTAAACTCAGATAAATGAGCTGTTACAATTCCATTTTTCAGTGGAATACGTATTAGAATTTTATTTCATGGAAAATGAGTTATACGTGGGTGCCTTTGTTACACATTGTTCTATTTCATTCTGTCTTTTTTCTGTGGGTGTATGTTGgagtatgtgcatgcatgcatcggGTGCATATTTCTGAATGGACAAAGAGCAACTGAAGGTAATTGTATTCattttttccattctttcttttacctttccaTTTCCATTTAGTTCCTTGCTCCACACACTAAAGACATACATTCTTATTGAATCAGCATTCTCCTTCTGAAAGGATTGTAACTTTAATTTCCCAAACAGAAGCacaaaagaaggaaggcagaggAAGAAGTCACCATAAAGCAGATGGGTCAGTTTTAGTAACTGCATTTCCCAAACAAGCTCTCCCCGGAAATGTGGAGGTGCAGGAGGAATTGTGGTTAAGGTCTTTGGGACACTCCACCTTAGATAATGAGAAAGGACAACCCACTACATCTCAGGCAGGTATGCATTTGTGTATATGTTCTATTACATTGTCATTACATCCTATACTTGTGAAGCCAATTGTGCATGGTGCTAATTAACATTGCCTCTTTGTTTTGGTTTATAAGATTGGCCCATAATTTGCAATATATGAGAACAAAAATAAGAACAATTCCCCTTCTTTCAGAGTTTGATTCGGATTATCTTACAAAAGGAGGGGGGAGTGTACAAATGAAGATGTGCCCTGTTTGGGGAGAAACAGAATGAACACTTTCCTTAGCTTTCAATGAGAATCTTTTTTTCAGATAAATATGCCACACCAGAAAGCAGCTGTGGGGTTGAAACAAAAGGAATATCTACTACATTAGTGGAAGGtccaataataaatttaaaatggttTTCATATACATACTCGACAGGAAACAGTTTGACATGAATATCTCCCATGCTTGTGTGAATAATGGCACTATCAGAAACTCTTTTGGGCCCTTCAGCTTGAGTGGCTGCCATGACTTCTTCTTTAGATGGTTTCTCATTGAAGACATCTCTATCAGAATCTGCACTCTTGGTATCTTCTGGTTCACGTTTAGTAAACTGAAAAACAAGACAGATGAATCCCAATTTTATTCCCAGTTAAAGTTTACAGAGCTAAAACTAACCAGTTTTGGGAAGACCTAGATCTCTGTAGGATGCTCAAATGTTTGGAAaggtagaaaaaaagaaaaaggacaacTGGTAGCAAGTGAACAAACTTGGTTATTTTAGCAATGAGTTTACTACTGAAGGAGCtgaagtataaaataaaatatttcccccacctctctctccccctccctctctctcaagaACCAATAATGACTTGATAGCATATAATTAACACTGTCATTAATACCATCATTATCTGGAACATAGAAAATTTGTAATCTTTCAGATTTTGTTAAAGTAAAGCTCCCAATAATACTCAGTTTGCTTGTTGCAAAGATTCCTGGTATAAATTGCTTTCGTTAACACATCTAAAAGTGTCAAATTCTTGTGAATTTATAATACACTTGTTCTAAAAAATCTGTAAATCAATCTGCTACTGAGTCAACTTCTACTTCCAAATTTGGCATGTGAAGCTCTACAATGATTAGGATCTAAATATTTGATGGATTGATTTCTTTCCTGTATAACATTAAGAAATGGCAGATATATTTGGTGTTAAATTTACCATGTGAAAACTCGAATGTGAACTTGAAAAAGGACTGCATTCTCAAAGATAGCAATAGCTAGTTGCTTCCATAACACCATCAAGAAAGGTACATGAATACAGTCATCAGAAATCAACTTTAAATACACCTAAAATGCAGTTATTTTTGGTTTCAAAGGACATGGAACGTATTACTGACATGACAAGCTCTCCGAGTCTATTGCAACTGTGTATGAAAATAGCTAGTTCTGAATAATGTCACCATATTTCTTGGGAGAAGCTGCTTTCATGGGGGCAAAATGGCTAAGATCATTAATATTTATTGATGAACTTCCATTGGATATGAACCATCTTCCATTGAATGATTAGGCTTGGGAATTGGTCAAGATAAAGTTTTTTGGGCAGAAAGCATCTGGCATATAGCTACAGTTGTGTTGCATATTGTTCTTATCAAGTATCTGTTGTGTATCAGGTAACTATATCAATATGCAAAGGAAGTTTGGTGCAGtgcaggagtgtcaaattcaaggcccagggTCCAGATCAGGCCCaggggatgcttagatctggtcagCAGGTCCGtcctggaaacaatgaaggatCACCCCGCAGTGCTTCTGCAAGTAAGAATGGAACTTGGGAAGGCCATGTGTGGCCCTCCCAGACTCCATTTTCGgccacaacagcctcctgcagtcctctgccaatgaaaatggagctcggggggCCGGGGGGGGAGCACCTGCCAGCAAAATGGGCATTTTAACTCCGTTTCTGCTGGcaaaatttggaatactgtgttcagttctggagacctcacctacaaaaagatattgacaaaagtgatattgacaaaattgaacgggtcaaaagacgggctacaagaatggtggaaggtcttaagcataaaacgtatcaggaaagacttaatgaactcaatctgtatagtctggaggacaaaaggaaaaggggggacatgatcgaaacatttaaatatgttaaagggttaaataaggtccaggagggaagtgtttttaataggaaagtgaacacaagaaaaaggggacacaatctgaagttagttgggggaaagatcaaaggcaacatgagaaaatattattttactgaaagagtagtagatccttggaacaaacttccagcagacgtggttagtaaatccacagtaactgaatttaaacatgcctgggataaacatatatccattgtaagataaaatacaggaaatagtataagggcagactagatggaccatgaggtctttttctgccatcagtcttctatgtttctatggttataAAATACTCAGGCCGCGACAGTTACCCCCTACCCAACAAGAGTGACTTCAAACTGGCCATTCCTATCCTGGTGCCCTGagatcaaatacaaccctgatgcggacttcaatgaaattgagtttgatacccctgctggaGTGTTTAACATAACAGGCTAGAAATCAGAAGATTGTGTTGTTTACATCCACATTAGGCATAAAGCAAGACTATGGACTAGTCGCTCCCTCTCACCACCAGGAAAGAAGCaccacaaactacttctgaaaatcTCGCAAAGAAAATCATGAGGACTTGTCTAAACAACCACCAGGAGTTAACATGGATTTGAGAGTATAAAACAGTGCTTATATTGTTGCATTACAATATTAAGTTCTATTATTAAGTCTTGGatttccttagagcagtgtttcccaaccttggcaacttgaagagatctggacttcaactcccggaattctgggagttgaagttcagatctcttcaagttgccaaggttgggaaaaactgcctTAGAGATTACAGCAATACATAAAGCtataaactaaaaataaaacataccacAAAAAATCTGTTCTTTTTAAAGGCAGTACAGATTATTGTTGGATCTGCTTGGATGTTCTGGAGAACTGGATTGTCAGATGCTTTCATCTCAACGGTAACAGCCGCACGATGTTTCTTTGCCACTCCCTGGAACAGAGCCAGTTGCATAGCTCTGATATTCTCCTGTTTACCTAGGATTCTCACACATCTATATTTAGAAAAGGAAAATCTAGGATCACCATTAAGTTTCTAATTCATCGTGCAATCTTTACTCTTGAATCAACACCATAATGCAAAATATTGCTTTAATTCAGGACTGACAGGAAGGATGTGTTGTGGGTCCCATTCATGAAGGAATGTCATCTGACAGGACCCAGGAGAGCCTTTCTGCAGGGGCACCCATATTTTGAAACATGTCAGAGTGGGCACAGCTTTACTATGTGAGACAACCCAGGATCAATAACGGCAAACAGAGGTTTGTAATAAATAGTGGATATTTATCTGCAAAATAATATATACTATACATACGCATACTAtaggcccgtgatggcgaacctatggcaggcggGCCAcggatggcacgcggagccatatgggAGAGCACTCGAGACTTTCTATGTtttagctccagcgtgcatgccaGATTATTTTTGGCTTTTGCAAAGGCTGTTTCCTCCTCTGGATGGTTCAGGATGCTtccctccagaggcaaaaaaaatccccagcAAGGGAGGGGGCGGGCTAGTAGAGCTGTATCGGTATGAACTcactgatttttggcaatttttttcctgGCATCTCTGGGTAGAAGAAGCCTTCAGCTGTTCTTCAGAAAAAgtttaaaggtcagcattaagacggGGGTGGGCAGACGGGGGGAGAGGGCTTCATCTGACACAGAGACACCAGAAAAAAAAACggcaaaaatcagtgggttcataccggtACAGCTCTCTGGTCCACAtcagtatgaacccaccactgcctgccAGGCTTCTGAAAGGCGGGGGGACAGCATGGGAGGGTTCGCATGcgtgggggggaaaggaaggagtgTGGGAATGTGCactcatgctagcacacccacacacaccctggTATATTGTTAGGGGAAACTGTGCTTTTCTGCAAATAATATTTATGGTTTCAATGGTTTTATTGCTTTTGTTATGTTCTTTATTATCTGTTCTGCTATTCTTCACTGCCCAGAATAATGTATGTCAGAtgagtggctatataaatttagggggggaaataaataaatccatatttCATAGTGTCCAGTGTTGTTTGAATACACATAGCAGAAATGAACATCAGAGTTTGACATGGTAGCAACTTTACCCCATGAACAGGTCATGATATATGATCACTTTGTGTTTATTAACCAGCTCTTTATCAATGTAATGAAAAGACTGATATTATTCGAAATGGTCAAGGTTTAATAATGTGTTTAAAATGGCTGAATAACCTTTTTACATGATacactttcattttttcttcattttctgttGCGTTTTGTTCTTTTTTAGTTCTTATTTCTATATCCTGgagtaattatttaaaatgtatacatttaGGTTTGATTAGACAACATTCACAAGAATTCTGATTTGCAATGTTTATGTGAGGCAATATTTATATCAAACACAAATGTAAAACTGTTAAATAAAATAGGAATGCTAAGGTTAAATGCTTTACGATCTCTAGAAAAATTTCTTAATATTACAGGTATGCTAGTTACAATTAAATAACCAGAATTTCAAATTACCGATTTGTTTCCACGttgataactttaattcccaACATTGTCCCATAGAGCACAAAATGTCCAGTTTCATCAAAAATGATGTTAATTAACCTTACAGCATCCACCTTTTCCAATTCCCTCTCCACAGCCATACGTCGTCCAAATTCCATATCAGGGAGTTGCTGTCTCATTTGCTGTAGCTCAGTAAACATCTGTAAGATGACATTTAGCCATAAGGAAAGAGTAATCTACCAGAATCTTACTACCGtatattatctattttattaatgCCTAACACTATCAAGGATACTGCATTGTTTACACAAACACTACAATAAAATgacttaaaataaatataatcaaacaAGCATTAATTATGAAATATTGCTATTAATTCAATACtgtcaattcatttattttttgccaTTACAGTAACTGCATCCCCAAACTGCCCCTGGAGCAGAAAATTTTAGCATGAGATAATATACACAATTTCATATTCAAAAATATATAGAATTACTTAATATGAGACTTTTCATAATTACATAATATGTGGGGTCCAGGAGGAAGTTTGAGCTTCTTGTTTCTCAGCAGTGGCAATTACCCATTAACCAGCCTTCAAACAGAAGTCCAAATGGCCCTATTAGGCTTGAGTTTTAAGAAATCTTGAGTTGTTTAGAAGGGCATTTAGTTAAGAACTATCATCAGTATGTTTATTACTAACGTAGTAATAGCATTGTGacaatactattttattttaataatttctgGAGGCAGTTGACGATGAAATTACTATTTCTGTATTAGATGTactaattattttgttttttactgaaTGTTGCTATATATCAGCTGATATACTGAAATGTACTATTTAAGTTAATCAAAGAATTAAAGCTGTCTAGCAGGGGAAAAACCCTTAGAAAATAAATTAATCTTATAAAGAAATTATTTGCATAGATTTTGCATTGAACTAAGGGCTGGATTAAATGCCCTCTACAATTACACGCAACTCAATTATTTTATGATTTAAACCTTATGCAAAGTTTGTTTCAAAGTGTGAAATATAACAGCATTAGTTATTAGAATATTTACTTCAATCTAGTAATCCATACACTCCAAAAGCACGAAAAAGAAAATGGAGCCAAATGGTAGCATTTTCATATTAATATACCACTAACACAAATCAGCTACAGAATAAATATGAAAATCCATTTCTTACATAATAATTCTTATAATCAAATACAGATAATCTTATCACTGAAAGAATTAAAATAAACCATTGGCAAGTGAATGGttcctggatgagaagagaaatataACAAAAAAATACTTACACTCAAAGATTCATCAAAGACTCGCATAAGTTTTCCGGTTAAGAATCTAAAAATCCTGACTTTTCTGTCAGAGCCAATAGTAGCCATTTTTTTGCCATCAGAGGAGAAACTCATACTGGTTAGGTAGGCTTTACATTTGGCAAATTCGTATAAATCAGTGTCTGTTTTATATTCCCAGTTCACATTTTTAGGAAATTTATATTCATGGGGAGGACCAGTCCAATATTCAATCATTCCAGACTTGTCAGAAGATACTatgattttaaaaacagaattcaGTCGTATCTGAGTAAGAGGGGATGTATGTAGTTTATCAAAAATGTGAAGTGGCTGATTATCGCCTCGACCatcatatataaatatttttccgGTACTCTTCTCAGAGGCTGCAACTGAAGAGATAGCATCTCCTGGGCAATAGACCCACTCACACTGGCCCGGATGGTAGCTGGAATAAATGAGATGGACATAGTATTAGGACTCTTTTTAACATtccaaaacaaaatttaaaaactacAAAGATCAGAATGTACAGAAAAATTAACACTACAGTCTTGTTAGTAACAATATTTAACTAGTTACTAAATCATTCAATGTACATCCTGCTATTCACTTTATCCTTAAAGCAATCCAACTCTGGATATATTCAAAAGTGCTGGTAAGATCACCAAAGAAAAGTccctaccatccagtcagaactgaaagaAGGCTCCTGGATGAGGAAcgaaatgtcttttttttaaaacccagaaaattcaattgcttcttgaaaaaaacatatttgggacaaccatgacctggataactgagaatatccatagacACTCACAAAAATAAGCATCCTTGCTTTTGACGATGATTGTTTTctaaaatgtacagtggtacctctacttacgaacttaattcgttccgtgacctggttcttaaatagaaaagtttgtaagaagcaatttttcccatagcaatcaaagtaaaaggaaataatgtgtctgattggggaaaccacagggaaggtggaggccctgtatccttccagaagattcctagagaggccccatgtaggcttctccccaccttttccggccctctttcctcccaggagattcctagagaggccccacggaggcttctccctgcattttccggccttgtttcttcccaggagatttctagaaaggccccacggaggcttctccccatcttttccggccctgtttcctcccaggggattcctagagaggccccacggaggcttctccctgccttttccagttacagttttggaggctcaggtttgtaagtggaaaacagatcttgataagaggcaaaaaaatcttgaacacccggt
This genomic interval carries:
- the PPWD1 gene encoding peptidylprolyl isomerase domain and WD repeat-containing protein 1, whose translation is MASAECARKRRSREEEKEEEEEEKEKKKEEEEKEEKKEVSEKHEGSEEEGEKDPERWVGPLPGEAVQAKKRRVLEFEHVYLDNLPSASMYERSYMHRDVITHVVCSKTDFIITASHDGHVKFWKKVEEGIEFVKHFRSHLGVIEGIATSSEGALFCSVGDDKAMKVFDVVNFDMINMLKLGYHPGQCEWVYCPGDAISSVAASEKSTGKIFIYDGRGDNQPLHIFDKLHTSPLTQIRLNSVFKIIVSSDKSGMIEYWTGPPHEYKFPKNVNWEYKTDTDLYEFAKCKAYLTSMSFSSDGKKMATIGSDRKVRIFRFLTGKLMRVFDESLSMFTELQQMRQQLPDMEFGRRMAVERELEKVDAVRLINIIFDETGHFVLYGTMLGIKVINVETNRCVRILGKQENIRAMQLALFQGVAKKHRAAVTVEMKASDNPVLQNIQADPTIICTAFKKNRFFVFTKREPEDTKSADSDRDVFNEKPSKEEVMAATQAEGPKRVSDSAIIHTSMGDIHVKLFPVECPKTVENFCVHSRNSYYNGHTFHRIIKGFMIQTGDPTGTGMGGESIWGGEFEDEFHATLRHDRPYTLSMANAGPNTNGSQFFVTVVPTPWLDNKHSVFGRVTKGMEVVQRISNVKVNPKTDKPYEDVSIINITVK